A genomic stretch from Penicillium digitatum chromosome 4, complete sequence includes:
- a CDS encoding putative beta-glucosidase E, translating to MVSPRAKVGASRSAKSSNPTHRGYTSLQNPTIEHSTSESNREQKDELDTPSSGDECSEQVYTKLLPLKHDKARDPRPSDSKANDRILTSINVPDDERDISKHINKLLEVDHTALSDSLATDLEEGYSGRDYLVLSDRDSDDHGIPPDKGWLLKDKENEYEKKGMDWRSLFRLHSWWNIVGALTIALLVVWLSIKGLPWSSAGAAFDEYQAVPWYPTPLGGTSEQWKESYIKAQHMVKEMTLAEKVNVTTGTGWQMGLCVGNTGPAEHVKFPSLCLQDGPLGLRFVQNITAFPAGITTGATWNRELMQKRGYALGKEARLKGVNIILGPSMGPLGMMPAGGRNWEAFGSDPVLQGVAAAETIRGIQRNGVMATAKHFIGNEQEHFRQSFEWGTPTALSSNIDDRALHEVFAWPFAESVRADVASVMCSYQMVNNSYACENSKLINGILKDELGFQGFVQSDWLAQRSGVHSAIGGLDMSMPGDGLHWVDGVPLWGSELTRAALNTSVPMERLNDMVTRIVAAWYHFQQDSWEPPSPEGDGGPNFSSWTKERVGHLHEGSPDNDATGVVNKFVDAQGTGEHAHSIVARRIAAEGTVLLKNVNNTLPLLRTQSASDGKYRVGVYGEDAGPGQGPNACADRGCNQGTLASGWGSGAVDFPYLISPWEALQNAWPKDSVDVKAYLTNNVAPQDLGAQDLCLVFVNADGGEGFIRSDGIDADRNDLFLQKNGTQLVEAAAKHCGGGQGRTVVIVHSIGPVVMESWINLPGVHAVLYANLPGQESGNALKDVLFGDVDASGRLPYTIGRSLQDYGPGAQVLYKHTDPSVPQVNLDQGLYVDYRYFDKFNITPRFEFGFGLSYTTFDYTALSIEKLQKKSQWPSKRPKNEADPPTYDDKQSDPTSSLFPPGFRALRKYIYPYLGTLDGTEPGPYPYPEGYKKQQKPSAAGGGLGGNPSLYEAMLELTIQVTNTGTRTGQDVIQVYVSFPEDVAEHRGLGWSRQSIEFPERVLRNFSKVLLEPGETRNVKMTLTRKDLSFWSVRAQNWVLPTEGKFRIWAGRSSRDLPLVVEF from the exons ATGGTTTCCCCACGTGCCAAGGTCGGAGCCTCGCGCTCGGCCAAATCCTCCAACCCCACGCATCGCGGCTATACGTCACTGCAGAATCCAACGATCGAACACTCAACCTCAGAGAGCAATCGGGAACAAAAGGATGAATTGGATACTCCTTCAAGTGGAGATGAATGCTCTGAGCAGGTTTATACAAAACTTCTACCTTTAAAACACGATAAGGCGCGAGATCCACGACCCTCGGATTCCAAAGCAAATGACCGGATTCTGACTTCCATCAATGTCCCCGATGACGAGCGTGATATTTCAAAGCACATTAACAAGCTTCTCGAGGTGGATCACACTGCGCTGTCGGACTCACTCGCCACAGATTTGGAGGAGGGATACTCGGGCAGAGACTATCTGGTTCTTAGTGATCGAGATAGTGACGACCATGGCATCCCACCGGACAAGGGCTGGTTGCTAAAAGACAAAGAGAACGAATATGAGAAGAAAGGCATGGACTGGAGGTCACTGTTCCGTCTGCATTCGTGGTGGAATATTGTCGGCGCGTTGACAATCGCCCTTCTGGTAGTCTGGCTTTCGATCAAGGGACTACCCTGGTCCTCTGCCGGAGCTGCCTTTGATGAATAT CAAGCGGTTCCCTGGTACCCTACTCCCCTTGGCGGAACGAGTGAACAATGGAAGGAAAGTTATATCAAGGCCCAACACATGGTCAAAGAAATGACTCTTGCCGAAAAAGTGAACGTCACAACCGGAACAGGATGGCAAATGGGACTCTGTGTTGGAAATACTG GACCTGCTGAACACGTCAAATTCCCTTCTCTTTGCCTACAAGACGGCCCACTTGGACTCCGATTCGTGCAAAACATTACAGCCTTCCCCGCAGGAATCACCACGGGTGCGACATGGAACCGTGAGCTTATGCAGAAGAGGGGCTATGCTCTTGGAAAGGAAGCGCGGCTGAAAGGCGTGAACATCATTCTCGGTCCATCCATGGGGCCGCTCGGCATGATGCCTGCTGGTGGTCGTAATTGGGAGGCATTTGGTTCAGATCCGGTTTTGCAAGGCGTGGCTGCGGCAGAGACCATTCGCGGTATCCAGCGGAACGGGGTCATGGCGACGGCGAAACATTTTATTGGGAATGAACAAGAACACTTCCGCCAGTCGTTTGAATGGGGTACTCCAACTGCACTCTCGTCGAATATTGATGATCGTGCCCTGCACGAGGTCTTTGCCTGGCCCTTCGCGGAGAGTGTACGTGCCGACGTGGCTAGTGTCATGTGCTCCTACCAAATGGTCAACAACAGCTATGCTTGCGAGAATAGTAAGCTCATTAATGGTATTCTGAAAGATGAGCTCGGCTTTCAGGGATTCGTGCAGTCGGACTGGCTGGCTCAGCGCTCAGGCGTTCACAGCGCCATTGGAGGCCTTGATATGAGCATGCCCGGTGATGGCCTCCATTGGGTCGACGGTGTCCCGCTCTGGGGAAGTGAACTGACCCGTGCAGCGTTGAACACGTCTGTTCCCATGGAGCGTTTGAACGATATGGTCACTCGTATCGTGGCCGCCTGGTACCATTTCCAACAGGACTCTTGGGAACCCCCATCACCCGAGGGGGATGGCGGTCCGAACTTCTCCTCCTGGACGAAAGAGCGAGTCGGACACTTACACGAAGGCTCACCGGATAATGACGCAACAGGCGTGGTCAACAAATTTGTCGACGCACAAGGAACCGGCGAGCACGCTCATTCCATCGTTGCTCGCCGTATCGCCGCAGAAGGCACTGTGCTTTTGAAAAATGTCAACAATACACTTCCACTCTTGCGTACACAGTCCGCATCCGATGGCAAATACCGGGTCGGTGTATACGGTGAAGACGCTGGTCCCGGCCAAGGACCGAACGCTTGCGCTGACCGAGGATGTAATCAAGGCACCTTGGCCTCTGGTTGGGGTAGCGGGGCTGTAGACTTCCCTTACTTGATCAGTCCGTGGGAAGCACTGCAAAATGCGTGGCCGAAAGACTCTGTGGATGTGAAGGCTTACTTGACGAACAACGTTGCACCTCAAGACCTCGGAGCGCAGGACCTCTGTTTGGTTTTTGTCAACGCAGATGGAGGCGAAGGATTTATCCGCAGTGACGGCATTGACGCAGACAGAAATGACCTCTTTCTGCAAAAGAACGGCACTCAGTTGGTAGAAGCGGCGGCCAAACACTGCGGCGGTGGCCAAGGGAGAACCGTGGTGATTGTACACTCCATTGGTCCTGTTGTAATGGAGTCTTGGATTAACCTTCCTGGTGTGCACGCTGTACTGTATGCAAATCTACCGGGGCAAGAAAGCGGGAATGCATTAAAGGACGTTCTGTTTGGAGATGTCGATGCCAGTGGACGACTACCATATACCATCGGACGAAGCCTACAAGACTACGGCCCAGGGGCGCAAGTCCTGTATAAGCACACAGACCCATCCGTTCCACAGGTCAATCTTGACCAGGGCCTGTACGTTGATTACCGCTATTTCGACAAGTTCAACATCACTCCCCGATTCGAGTTCGGCTTCGGTCTGTCCTACACAACCTTCGACTATACTGCACTGAGCATAGAAAAACTGCAGAAGAAGTCCCAATGGCCTTCCAAACGGCCCAAAAACGAAGCCGACCCTCCCACATACGATGACAAACAGAGTGACCCTACTAGCAGTTTATTCCCCCCCGGTTTCCGTGCACTCCGCAAATATATCTATCCATACCTCGGGACCTTGGACGGAACCGAACCCGGCCCATACCCATACCCGGAAGGATACAAGAAACAGCAGAAACCATCCGCCGCAGGTGGCGGGCTGGGCGGGAATCCCTCCCTATACGAGGCTATGCTCGAGCTCACCATTCAAGTGACAAACACCGGCACACGCACAGGACAAGATGTGATCCAGGTCTATGTCTCCTTCCCAGAAGATGTCGCCGAGCACCGTGGACTGGGCTGGTCGCGCCAGTCGATTGAGTTCCCTGAGCGGGTCCTGCGGAATTTTTCCAAAGTCCTCCTGGAACCGGGTGAGACCAGAAATGTCAAGATGACACTGACTCGGAAGGACCTCAGCTTTTGGAGTGTTCGCGCGCAGAACTGGGTGTTGCCTACTGAAGGTAAATTCCGTATCTGGGCTGGGCGTAGTTCTAGGGATCTACCACTCGTGGTCGAGTTTTGA